In the Populus trichocarpa isolate Nisqually-1 chromosome 1, P.trichocarpa_v4.1, whole genome shotgun sequence genome, CTTTTGCTCTGAAACCCTTTGGTAGTCCAACAACTCCTTTTGGTGCACAAACAGGGAGTTCCATATTTGGGGGCACTTCTACTGGTATGTTTGGTGCACCCCAAACTTCTTCATTCTCTGCCACAAATGCTTTTGGTAGCTCAACGCCTGCTTTTGGAGCATCTACTACCCCTGCATTTGGTAGTTCGTCATCATCAGCATTTGGTggtaagtgtttatttttattccaataACTGGTTGTCCTTTTTCACTCTGTATCTATTCGTGGGTTATGATTTTGCTCTATAGAAGTGagatgatgtttttgtattggAAATATATATGGATTGTTGATCTAACTCAAGAGTTGTGGTAAAAAATTGTCTTGGAAGCCTTATACAAGATcaagttttttcatttctcaGAAAAGCAAATGTGCTAGGAGTGATATAGTTGCACTGTATATTGCTTATCCTTCTTAGCTCTGAACACTTGTAGTTTTTCCCTAGTCTTTATGCTCATTGTTTCATCttgttttcttcattgaaaCTGGTAGATGATGAGATTTGATTATGATACGATATCTTTGCTATTTCATCTTTTGCatgtgcatgtttttttttactactcGTCATTGTCTCTAGCAGACCTATACTTGCTTGTTTATTCTTTGTAACCTGGTTCTCTTGCCTTTTCAGTGTCTATCTTCATCTGTCTTCCCTCCTAGCATCTGTATATCTAGACAAACACATGCATGTATACACACACAGTTGCTCGCGCGCGCACTTTAAGTTCGTATTAGTATACTTCATCTGATTCTGTTATTTTCTGGTTTGATGAATGGACAATGCTTTCTCATTCTAACTATTTATTCTTTTAGCAGGTTCTTCTGTTTTTGGTCAGAAGCCCTTCGGAGGCTTTGGGTCTACCACTCAAACAAGTCCATTTGGAAACACAAATCAACAGCCACAGCCAGGCTTTGGGTCTACCACTCAAACGAGTCCTTTTGGAAACACAAATCAGCAGCCACAGCCAGGCTTTGGAAACACAAATCAGCAGCCACAGCCAGGCTTTGGGTCTACCACTCAAACAAGTCCGTTTGGAAACACAAATCAGCAGCCACAGCCAGGCTTTGGAAACACAAATCAGCAGCCACAGCCAGGCTTTGGAAACAATAGTTTATTTGGTTCAACACCTTTTGGTGCGCCATCTCAGTCTGCATTTGGTGCTGCTAGTACTCCAGCCTTTGGTACGACGACTGCCCCAGCCTTTGGTGCCACAAGCACCACTCCAGCCTTTGGTTCCACAAGCACCACTCCAGCCTTTGGCGCCCCAAGCACCACTCCAGCCTTTGGCTCAACAGCAACTCCAGGTTTTGGTAGTACAGGAGCTTCCTATACCAGTTCGCCACTGTTTGGAGCTGGTGGAGCTTTTGGAACTTCCACTTCAGTTTTTGGATCTTCAGCTACTACACCTGCTTTTGGGGGTTTGACTGGTTCTGGCTTTGGCACTCCAACCACTTCTGCCTTTGGGGCTACAACTACTTCTGCCTTTGGGGCTACATCTTCCCCATCCTTTACGTTTTCATCAAGTCCAGGTTTTGGCCAATCAACTTCTACTTTTGGGAGCAGCCCATTTGGAAGTACTACATCTACTTTTCCTGCCCAGCCTTCTCCCTTTGGTGAGCCATATTTAAGTCTATTGTTTTGCAATTTGCAGCAAGGTCTATCTTaataatgagatttttttatctagagTAAAAGGAACTTGAGTGgcttatacttttttatttattcattgcataactactttttttatgatatgGTATGCAGGAGCTCAGCCTACAACATCAGCATTTGGAAACACTGGCTTTGCCCAGCCAGGGTTTGGGGGGCACCGTCCTGGAACTAGAGCAGCACCTTATGCAGAAACTGCTGAGGCAGAAGGTGGTGCACAGGCTGGAAAATTAGTGTCAATATCAGCCATGCCTGCCTACAAAGATAAAAGCCATGAAGAGCTAAGGTGGGAGGACTATCAATTGGGAGACAAAGGTAATTTGTTTGTGATTACATTGAAAATTTCTGGACATTTTTATTCTCATTGCTAATAACAATGACACACACGCATGCATATGTTTTCCGATAACTAATGCAGTAATATTGAATTACAGGTGGACCGCTTCCTCCTGGTCAATCTCCTGGTGGGGCTGGATATAGCATGTCTACCCCACAGGCGAATCCTTTTGCTCCTTCAACTGGACTTGGTCAAACATCTACAAATATGTTTTCTTCAACAGCCACAAACCTGTTTGCTCCAAAAACTCAAACATCTACACCTTCATTCACCACCGCCTCCCCTTTTGGCCCTTCAACGTCATCCAACCTCTTTCAGCCATCAACACCTGCATTCTCAGTTGGTTCATCTCCATCTCTTTTTGGATCAACAAGCATGCCTAATTTTAGTACAACACCATCCTTGTTTAGTTCTACTACAGGCCAAGGAAATGCTTCACCATTTGGTTCCAATATGTTTAATAACACTCAATCATCTCTCTCATTCCCATCTACCACACCTTCAATGGGGCAGACAACTGCATTTCCACAGTCCAATCCATTTGGACCAAGTACCACCAGTTCCTTGTTCAATAGCCCTGCTACTGGCGGCCTTTTCTCAAGCACTCAATCTCAGATAACTCCAAACCTTGGGGGGTTTAATCAAATGACTGTGagtaacaaattaaattactgATTCCTTTATCATcatatttaatttcttcattttattagcAGAAATAATGGTATTGAGGATAATCAGATTTCATTCCTTCCCAAGCAACTTAAATTTTCCGTTCTGTCCCTCATATTTATTTCAAAGCCTTTCTGCTTGTGTACATCAGTGAaagtggaataaaaaaattaaaaaacaagacatCCAAATCGGAAATTCATTTTTGCAATTTATGTTGCTTGTTATGATTTGTTTGCAGCATGTGTGTATTTGTATGTGATTCAAGTTCCAGTATCAGCACATTTGGTAAATTTTTATCTCTAACAATCATTTTATATGTAGCCATCTCAACCAGCTCAGAATGCAGGTATTTTTTCCTTGAACTTCAGTCAGACACAAGcaggtatttttttcattatttaattcttAAGCATTTAGTTTATGGTGCTGACATTAGTTGTCTGCTATTTTGCAGCTGGTAACAGTGGCTTTGCTGGTGTATCAAGTAATTTTGGACAACCGTATGTCTTTGCTTCACTGCCTATAGTTAGTGCTTCTGTATCCATGTTTTCATGGGTGTCCATATCATGTATGCCAAATGGATAGGAGACATTTGCTCCTTTCTGCTCTGTATTGCTTATGTTGCTTCATCTAGACAGGCTTCTTGTTTGTTCTTAACATATGCACTCAGGATGCAGTGTTCTGTTACCCATCTTTTTCATGATAGGAGACATTTGCTCCTTTCTGCTCTGTATTGCTTATGTTGCTTCATCTAGACAGGCTTCTTGTTTGTTCTTAACATATGCACTCAGTATGCAGTGCTCTGTTACCCATCTTTTTTATGATACACTCAAGAATGCTTTTCTGTTTAACAGGTTTACCACACAAAATGCTGTTGCTGTACAACCAGTGCCTATTACAAATCCATTTGGAACACTTCCTGCAATGCCTCAAGTGTCCTTTGGTCGAGCTGGAACTACACCTTCAGTTCAATATGGAATCTCCACTATGCCTGTAACTATAAACTGTCCTGAATTTGTATACTCTAGGGTGTCgttgattttttacttttttgttttcttaatgcAAATAAGATTTGCCACTTCTTTATTATGCTTCTGTGTTATTCCCTGTCATTCTTGTGTCTACAAAATTTAATTGGAGAAATAACAGTGATTCTGGTTCTTTGTTTTCTGTCAGGTTGTTGAGAAACCCTCTCCCATTAGAATATCATCTTTATTGACTTCTAGGCACTTGTCACAGAGGAGGATCAGGTTGCCCATGAGGAAATATTATCCTAAGCATGATGGACCAAAGGTGATGAGAtttactaaatttgttttttaaaatggctATTTTGATTGCCTTACCTATAACTGGATTTACAGGGACAGGAGGTTGCATATTGACTTATTTCTTTGCCCAACTATTGCATTCAGGTTCCATTTTtcagtgatgaagaagaaacaCCCAGCACACCGAAGGCAGATGCTCTTTTCATTCCAAGGGAAAACCCAAGAGCTCTAGTCATTCGTCCTATGGACCAGTGGCCTTCAAGGGAAAGTGCAGAGAAAGCATCTCCATTGAATGCATCAGCACCTGTACACGAGAACGGTAAATTTCCAAGTGAATAATGCTACCATCATTCTCTTGctgtatatgtgtgtgtgttggcATTGGTTGGGCTACTGTGATTGACTCGGTTATTCCAGTGCACGagactttattttctttccatttctaGTTATCATATTGCATTATTGTtactttaaaaatgatttttttttttttttttttgtattgttacAATCCAAATTTAGCCTAGTACCTTCTTTTATCCAGGAAAATTTTCAGTATCAGAAGATGCTTGTCCCTCAAATGGTTCCACTGCTGGTGATAAAAATAGTAAGATATTGTTTCTTTTATAATGTGCACCACCCTTCATTTGTGCTGGTATATGTTGCTGGTATATGTTGAAGGGTTGCATCTTGACTACTTAATAAGATCTTTTGGGAGGTAGCTGGTATATTCAAACTTCTACTTGGAACTTCATGTGACAACCAATTTGAGAACTTCCATCTGAGGAAGTCTACTGAAAGTTGAAGTACTCAGCTTCTAATGCCATTTTCTCCAACAGGCACACTTTTCCATGGAAACGTAGCTTTTCTCCATTTATTGCATGTTTAATTTTACCTCATAGCAGACATCTTGTGCATTATTAACCTCCAGGCAAATAGAATGCCggaatttgttaatttaatcaatttcttaatttaaccGAAAGGAAGAAAGTTGCTTTGGGCAATGGGTTCTGTAGTCCCTctatggatttatttttatttgcttgtgCTCATGCCTACTTATTGTGCAGAAAATTCAGCTGAGAATGGTGTAATCAAGGAGCAAGTTAAAGTCAACCAGAAACCTAATGGAGTCCATGAGGATCATGCGACTCAGAAAGAGGAGTCCTACATGACACTTAGTGGTCACAGAGCTGGTGAGGCTGCAATTGTGTATGAGCATGGAGCGGATATTGAGGCACTAATGCCAAAACTCCGACGTTCTGACTATTTCACCGAGCCTCGTATCCAGGAACTGGCAGCCAAGGAGAGGGCTAGACCGGGATTCTGCCGACATGTTAAGGATTTTGTGGTTGGAAGGCATGGCTATGGAAGCATCAAGTTCCTGGTTGAAACAGATGTTCGAAGGCTTGATCTTGAGTCCCTTGTTCAGTTTAATAACCGTGAAGTTATCGTGTACATGGATGATAGCAAGAAACCGCCTGTCGGACAGGGTCTCAACAAGCCTGCTGAGGTAACACTTCTCAACATAAAATGCATCGACAAAAAGACTGGACGGCAGTTCACAGAAGGACCAAAAATCGAGAGATACAAGGAGATGCTCAAAAGAAAAGCTGAAGACCAAGGCGCCGAATTTGTTTCTTATGACCCTGTTAAAGGAGAGTGGAAGTTCAAGGTCAACCATTTCAGCAAGTACATGCTGGAGGATGAAGGGGAGGAGGATTGGGATGTTGTGCAAGCTACCTGTAATAAAGTTGATGACTGCTTGGTACTGAAGGAGTGATGcaagggtttttcttttcttttcttttcttttctttgtcacGGAGGAGGGCTGTGCTTGTACAGTATTGACCTAAATTGTGATATATTTAGTGTGATTAATGTGGCTGTGTATCActggcttttctttctttcttttttcttcaagtagttgatttttatttatttttttagtgaaattgatatcttttattgtatttgaaattCCTATGctagtttttattctttgtgcattacttttaaatattacatTGTATTATTCACATTATCATCCGtataaccaaataaattaaaatatatatattaacaaactTGAAAATGAAATCTTAAATCCTAGATTCAAATGAAAAGCTTTTCAGttgacatttaatttattccttttgagaataatttaatatttaatacctATTCAGTAAACCAGCATATTTTAAGCAAGAGCTAGAACAATTGTATTTGATATTTTGGGTAATAAAACATGGAATATTTCTATCACTCCAAGGCCTTTGTTACTTTGTTTCATGGCTATATACATACATGGATGCAGATCTAGTAATTGTCATTGCCAACGCAAAGAATACTGTGCCATCAGAGATGCCAATATTGAAAGAACAGTCAGTCCTCTAGCAAGCACAGGCTTTCCTAACTTACTGAGAAGTAATGCACACAAAAGCATAATCAGGAGCAAGTTGCTAAATCTTTCAACTTTATTACAACTGTTCTAGAGAATCAAGAAACatggaaatataaaatttcttccGACAAGGGGTGAAGGTCCGATACGTTaaacaaaatgatgaagaaCAATCACAACAGATGCAAGGCATTAAGAACAATCCATCCAAATGGAGCATCAAATCACAAAAAGAGATTGGGCGTCGCGAGTTCCAATATGCATTCCTCAATTTAGCAATGGTCCCTGCCGGTGCTACTTGTGTTGCTTTTTCCTCTTTATTGAAGTCTTCTTCTTGGAAGGCTTCCTCTTGGTCTGCAGATTCAGTTCTGGTGCACTATTTGATTGTTCAGTTCGTGGTTCTTCTGGTAAACTGCAGTGCAGAAACTTCTTGCTGTTAGGGTTGCAGAACAGCTTCAGCATCTTCCTCCCCCTCATCCATTTAAGCATTATCTTCATGTGTGTTTTGCTATTTAATCCACTAATATTTGCTTCCTGTTATACAACAGCAAGTAAAATGTGAAGCCCACAAATGGacaaaaaaatgtaatttaaatCGAACTATTTCTTTAGTGACTTTTCCTAAATGTAACTAACGATGTACTAttacaaaaacataataatagaTTTGGGTACAAGGTGAATTTTAATGCAAAAAGAACATAATGTCATCAGCAGCCAGATAAGTTCATCATTTGGTTAAACCTAAATTTGCAACCACGGCACGGATAAGACATTGAAAAGCCAAGTGGTGTAGGTCAAAGAAGTAACATTTAAGATCTCTTTGTCTAGATAAGTTGGAGAACATGTGTACTCTTCTTCAATTGTGATTGCAGTAGGAAGTGTGCAGTTTCAGCTAAAAGTAGGAGCGAAAAGGCCATTCACTGCCACATTTTTTTCTCgctaaaaatccaaaattgatGCTGAAATGTTCATCGCGATTCATAATTGGCAATGATATTTCAAAAAGGATGTTCAATTCTATGTCAACAAGCGGATGTTCTCAGCTCTATGAAACATCACATGAACGAACAAAAACATCTGTTGTAACCAGATAGATTACAAATCCATTAACCATAAACTCACTAGATAAATTCTACAATTGCATATGCATAAGAACCAAAACATCCTATAAGACATTCAAGTAATCAAACTCATTGCAGAAACCTAAAACTCAAACCCATCAAGCCTCCATAATCCATATCTACCCAAGAAGGACACAAAAGCAATGCTCTTGAATTATAACACAATAATTACAATCACATTCCCTGAAATGAAGCACCCAACTTCTGCAAGAATCTGAAATCATAACCaaccaagtttgcatcttttgAACCATTCCAAGTCAACTATTCTCCCATTTCACAGAAAACCCATCAAGAATATCAACAAACCAATCAAGAGAACACTAAGAATCATTCAAAACAAGAACAGACACGCACATTTATAACAAATCCTAACACTAATacattaaaagagagagaaagaagtgACCTTGGCTTGATTCCAGGTATTGGAAACAGTGAGAGGACCATGTTCTTTGATGACTTGATAAAGAGACTGAGCAATAGAAGCAGCTTCAGAAAATGGAACCTTAGGGTTTATCCTCTTCACATCCACTGCTCTTGCTCTTGAGAAATGCCtcactatttgattttttacaattgacccaatattactaccaccaccaccaccaccaccacctagTCCTCCACGAAACCACATCTTATTGAACCCCCAACTTGGCCTGAATGATTTTGATATCTCCTCTGTTTTGGCAGCGCTGAAGGTATTTGTAGCAGGGTTTTACACTAGACTGGCAATTATGATCACGTGAGACTCGCGTGGAGGATTTGCTATATTTTATAGTTTGGATAATCTTCATTCCAGTCCCTAAACTCATGGGTAAATATACAATTTGTCCTATCCTCGCAAATGTCAGTGAAATGCAATGGACAAGTCCATCCCTTTGGGCTTTGAGTGCATATTCTCTCCTCGATTTGTCCGTGATGCTCTGTTTTGATCTAGAtgtttttgaagtatttttttgttttgagatatataaaataatatatatttttattttttaagataaatatattaaaaagatttttaaaaaaattccaaaaatacaGCGTTGCCAAACAAGCTcgtatgtaaaagaaaaaaatgttaatgctGAATGCATCTTAAAACCCTTCACTGTTGTCGTTGTCTAGGTGCAAAGAAGTTTTTCCCTCTTGGCTTGCTGCTGCCAAACCTCCAAAACGTGAAAGAGATTGGAGACAAGAATTGCTGGgaatggaggagataatagcAACAGAAGGGGAGGTAAAGTGGGTGAATAAAGCAGCAGTATCTGCCAATCAAGCCATTACAGCCTCCCAAAACATTACCGTGAAGCATTGTCTGAACCTGAGGAGGATGCCACTCTCTCTACCGTTGCTTGACAATGTCCAACCATCTCCTCCCCCTTCTCTTCGAATAATGGAGTAATGCTAAGGATGTCCTTCGACCCTTCATAAGGGTTTTGGAATAACCTTCTCAAGTCTCAACATCTTCATGAGTTTAGTGGTAAGCATTCATCCTCAGTCATCTGATCAgctttttcatcttcttcttttcatctCTTTGCTTCTTAGCTCTTTTTTATGCCCCTGATGGACTAACCCCATGTTTCTgcttatttcttttcaattttgctgTGATTGGTTAGTTTGTGTTCCATTGTTATGATAGGATATGCTTCCAAGCAAAGGCTcagtcttttcttcttttttttccatttatgcTTTCCGCTTGTGTGATGTTTTATGAAACAATGTAACCTTGCATTTAATGTTGTATATCTATTTGCAATATGgcttatgaaactcaattttatgttattcttaaaataaaaattgaaataacaagaaacaaaattaatattaaaaaacagagcctctttttatttatattgttaaaaaaggcacaaaaaaaattaatttggccTTTCGAGTTTCGTTTTTTGCATGTTTGGTCTTTGTTCTTTAAGGTATTTACAATTCATCCTAAACATCTTTTCATTCCTTGAATGTGGAATGGAATGTTTTAGGATTGAAGACCTTTGAAGACGGTTTGTATTTTGAAtctcttctaattttttaataaagcaCTAGAGGGCAAGAAAAGCCCTTTCTGCAGCTTCCTGTAGAGAAGCTGCTCATCTTTTCTATTATGGAGTGGTTGCGGGCGACATGCGTCTAAACAATCATCCATTTCAAGACCAGTAAACTTTGTATCACTCCAAGAGGTTTAATGCAATCACTCTTCcatcttcaagaaaaaaaagaaaaaaggaaaagaaatggagaGATTTTTACTACCATCATCCATTACTCAAGTTTTTTCAGTTCTAAATATCTACAAAAATCCAACACAACATATATAAATGCTCACATGAAAAGGTTTGGATATGATATCTTGCGTTTTGTTAGTGTCCTAGAATACAAGAGACAAATACAGAAAGGTTTAGTTGGAGGGACAAAGACTGGAcaattttgaagtgaatttttATCCTTTCAAAACAGGAAAGACAGGGGGACATGTCCTTTCAATCTCAACtgtctttttctcttttatcacTAGACAAGAGACAATAACCAAACAGCACTAAGTATCTAACAAGTGTATCATTGAATCCTAGGAATCATTATGATGGCAAGACACACAAGGTATATCATTCTTTGTATTCCTCAACTCTTGTAGACATTTCAATGGCTATTTTTCACTCGATTCATATTTGTGAATTATGCAGAAAAATGAAAACCCtttttgcataaacacgtgatCATTTCCTTTGTTCATGGTAGCGTGTCCCTCTGACTTACAATTCATGAAGTGTATGTTCTAGCAGAAGCGAGTTTTGACTCTAAAAAGAGGTCGCTTGAAGATCTCCAAAGCTTCTCTGCAAGTCTGATATTGTGTGATAGTGCGGAAGAGTTCAGAGTCCTGCCCTTTCCACCAAAAAAGTACACTCCAGATATTTCCTGAGATGAACAAAACAAGTTTGctgaaaaaaaatgacagatGACATGTTAATTTGAATTTGCTGGATAAAATTAGATCTCTCTCTATAACAATGAACAGTGAGAAAAGGGCGAGGAAACAGAATTTCCTGTTTGAAATGCCTTCAAGATGGTGTTTCTATCGCAAATGTGCAAGAGGAATCATTACCAAACTGTTATAGTTCTCAACTAAAAAAGAggtaagaaatatttttgtggcaaaatcaactaaaaaaccACATAAAATCCTCACAAATGAATTATTTCTGTTCATGATAAgcatttttaagaaaaagaagagaagtagCAGAATCCTCACTCTACATCAGAGTAACCAGCCACTATAATACCAGCTTCTTTAAACCACAAGAATCCAAAGACCAATCCTTCTCAGACGATGATTTCTAATTTTCATCAAGGAAATACCATGCATTTTACCCAAGGTTCAAAATCACCACAAGGACAGAAAAAGGgttgattaaattattaaacatgagAGCAACCGCAAGAACTTACTGGTGGAGCAAGAGCAGCATCAATAACAGAGCTAGCCCCCTCTTCAGGTGACTGCAAAAGGCCCAGAAGGTTGAGCGCTATAAATGTCATACGGGAAATATAAGAAGGGAGTTCTCGCATGATATTGGTTTCCACTGCTCCAGGATCGGCTGCACTTCAATAGTAAAcagaaccaaaagaaataatttcaGTTTGAAGTAATcatgaacataattttttattttgacaaagaacatgatatttttaacatttcagTGAAAAGGGAACTAATTACTAAAGCAGAAGACTAGACATTCCTTAAGACAAATGAGATGCTTATGCATGAGAACAAATGATTTGTATGCATAGGATGAAATATGTGGATACATAGCCACTAGCAAACAGATGAAGAAAGGATAGTAGGAATACATGAGTACATTCAAACAGTGATAATAATAGAATTAACATCTAATTTCCACTCTAAAGTTTGAATGCAGTAATTAAATAACCAAGAAACAAACATgccaaagtaaaaaatacatacataaCAGAGACTTTGCAAGATTCATCTGTCGAGTGAAGTTGCCGGTGAAGCTCATATGAGAACATCAGGAGACATACTAACGCCA is a window encoding:
- the LOC18096000 gene encoding nuclear pore complex protein NUP98A isoform X2, whose amino-acid sequence is MFGASNPFGQSSNSPFGTTQPVFGQASNVSSGPFALKPFGSPTTPFGAQTGSSIFGGTSTGMFGAPQTSSFSATNAFGSSTPAFGASTTPAFGSSSSSAFGGSSVFGQKPFGGFGSTTQTSPFGNTNQQPQPGFGSTTQTSPFGNTNQQPQPGFGNTNQQPQPGFGSTTQTSPFGNTNQQPQPGFGNTNQQPQPGFGNNSLFGSTPFGAPSQSAFGAASTPAFGTTTAPAFGATSTTPAFGSTSTTPAFGAPSTTPAFGSTATPGFGSTGASYTSSPLFGAGGAFGTSTSVFGSSATTPAFGGLTGSGFGTPTTSAFGATTTSAFGATSSPSFTFSSSPGFGQSTSTFGSSPFGSTTSTFPAQPSPFGAQPTTSAFGNTGFAQPGFGGHRPGTRAAPYAETAEAEGGAQAGKLVSISAMPAYKDKSHEELRWEDYQLGDKGGPLPPGQSPGGAGYSMSTPQANPFAPSTGLGQTSTNMFSSTATNLFAPKTQTSTPSFTTASPFGPSTSSNLFQPSTPAFSVGSSPSLFGSTSMPNFSTTPSLFSSTTGQGNASPFGSNMFNNTQSSLSFPSTTPSMGQTTAFPQSNPFGPSTTSSLFNSPATGGLFSSTQSQITPNLGGFNQMTPSQPAQNAGIFSLNFSQTQAAGNSGFAGVSSNFGQPFTTQNAVAVQPVPITNPFGTLPAMPQVSFGRAGTTPSVQYGISTMPVVEKPSPIRISSLLTSRHLSQRRIRLPMRKYYPKHDGPKVPFFSDEEETPSTPKADALFIPRENPRALVIRPMDQWPSRESAEKASPLNASAPVHENGKFSVSEDACPSNGSTAGDKNKNSAENGVIKEQVKVNQKPNGVHEDHATQKEESYMTLSGHRAGEAAIVYEHGADIEALMPKLRRSDYFTEPRIQELAAKERARPGFCRHVKDFVVGRHGYGSIKFLVETDVRRLDLESLVQFNNREVIVYMDDSKKPPVGQGLNKPAEVTLLNIKCIDKKTGRQFTEGPKIERYKEMLKRKAEDQGAEFVSYDPVKGEWKFKVNHFSKYMLEDEGEEDWDVVQATCNKVDDCLVLKE
- the LOC18096000 gene encoding nuclear pore complex protein NUP98A isoform X10, which gives rise to MFGASNPFGQSSNSPFGTTQPVFGQASNVSSGPFALKPFGSPTTPFGAQTGSSIFGGTSTGMFGAPQTSSFSATNAFGSSTPAFGASTTPAFGSSSSSAFGGSSVFGQKPFGGFGSTTQTSPFGNTNQQPQPGGFGSTTQTSPFGNTNQQPQPGFGNTNQQPQPGFGNNSLFGSTPFGAPSQSAFGAASTPAFGTTTAPAFGATSTTPAFGSTSTTPAFGAPSTTPAFGSTATPGFGSTGASYTSSPLFGAGGAFGTSTSVFGSSATTPAFGGLTGSGFGTPTTSAFGATTTSAFGATSSPSFTFSSSPGFGQSTSTFGSSPFGSTTSTFPAQPSPFGAQPTTSAFGNTGFAQPGFGGHRPGTRAAPYAETAEAEGGAQAGKLVSISAMPAYKDKSHEELRWEDYQLGDKGGPLPPGQSPGGAGYSMSTPQANPFAPSTGLGQTSTNMFSSTATNLFAPKTQTSTPSFTTASPFGPSTSSNLFQPSTPAFSVGSSPSLFGSTSMPNFSTTPSLFSSTTGQGNASPFGSNMFNNTQSSLSFPSTTPSMGQTTAFPQSNPFGPSTTSSLFNSPATGGLFSSTQSQITPNLGGFNQMTPSQPAQNAGIFSLNFSQTQAAGNSGFAGVSSNFGQPFTTQNAVAVQPVPITNPFGTLPAMPQVSFGRAGTTPSVQYGISTMPVVEKPSPIRISSLLTSRHLSQRRIRLPMRKYYPKHDGPKVPFFSDEEETPSTPKADALFIPRENPRALVIRPMDQWPSRESAEKASPLNASAPVHENGKFSVSEDACPSNGSTAGDKNKNSAENGVIKEQVKVNQKPNGVHEDHATQKEESYMTLSGHRAGEAAIVYEHGADIEALMPKLRRSDYFTEPRIQELAAKERARPGFCRHVKDFVVGRHGYGSIKFLVETDVRRLDLESLVQFNNREVIVYMDDSKKPPVGQGLNKPAEVTLLNIKCIDKKTGRQFTEGPKIERYKEMLKRKAEDQGAEFVSYDPVKGEWKFKVNHFSKYMLEDEGEEDWDVVQATCNKVDDCLVLKE
- the LOC18096000 gene encoding nuclear pore complex protein NUP98A isoform X3 — translated: MFGASNPFGQSSNSPFGTTQPVFGQASNVSSGPFALKPFGSPTTPFGAQTGSSIFGGTSTGMFGAPQTSSFSATNAFGSSTPAFGASTTPAFGSSSSSAFGAGSSVFGQKPFGGFGSTTQTSPFGNTNQQPQPGFGSTTQTSPFGNTNQQPQPGFGNTNQQPQPGFGSTTQTSPFGNTNQQPQPGFGNNSLFGSTPFGAPSQSAFGAASTPAFGTTTAPAFGATSTTPAFGSTSTTPAFGAPSTTPAFGSTATPGFGSTGASYTSSPLFGAGGAFGTSTSVFGSSATTPAFGGLTGSGFGTPTTSAFGATTTSAFGATSSPSFTFSSSPGFGQSTSTFGSSPFGSTTSTFPAQPSPFGAQPTTSAFGNTGFAQPGFGGHRPGTRAAPYAETAEAEGGAQAGKLVSISAMPAYKDKSHEELRWEDYQLGDKGGPLPPGQSPGGAGYSMSTPQANPFAPSTGLGQTSTNMFSSTATNLFAPKTQTSTPSFTTASPFGPSTSSNLFQPSTPAFSVGSSPSLFGSTSMPNFSTTPSLFSSTTGQGNASPFGSNMFNNTQSSLSFPSTTPSMGQTTAFPQSNPFGPSTTSSLFNSPATGGLFSSTQSQITPNLGGFNQMTPSQPAQNAGIFSLNFSQTQAAGNSGFAGVSSNFGQPFTTQNAVAVQPVPITNPFGTLPAMPQVSFGRAGTTPSVQYGISTMPVVEKPSPIRISSLLTSRHLSQRRIRLPMRKYYPKHDGPKVPFFSDEEETPSTPKADALFIPRENPRALVIRPMDQWPSRESAEKASPLNASAPVHENGKFSVSEDACPSNGSTAGDKNKNSAENGVIKEQVKVNQKPNGVHEDHATQKEESYMTLSGHRAGEAAIVYEHGADIEALMPKLRRSDYFTEPRIQELAAKERARPGFCRHVKDFVVGRHGYGSIKFLVETDVRRLDLESLVQFNNREVIVYMDDSKKPPVGQGLNKPAEVTLLNIKCIDKKTGRQFTEGPKIERYKEMLKRKAEDQGAEFVSYDPVKGEWKFKVNHFSKYMLEDEGEEDWDVVQATCNKVDDCLVLKE